The following are encoded together in the Meriones unguiculatus strain TT.TT164.6M chromosome 16, Bangor_MerUng_6.1, whole genome shotgun sequence genome:
- the Tysnd1 gene encoding peroxisomal leader peptide-processing protease yields MGRPWGPSMRVAEQAGCVVSASRAGQPDAGSWSCSGVILSRSPGLVLCHGGIFTPFLRTGSAALTQTDTAFLPGDSCSDDLRLHVQWGPTAAIPAGRGEQELPGLCTPQCASLDLEPDAPSRSRARPLQPPRPAQLLLLLSCPAFRSHFARLFGAEAAEQWHFVSSAPDDEVSEEEEEDQLRALGWFALLRVQPGAAEERRGPPLTVARLGTVAKGAPLLACGSPFGAFCPDIFLNTLSRGVLSNAAGPLLLTDARCLPGTEGGGVFAARPAGALVALVAAPLCWKAREWVGLTLLCAAAPLLQVARSALARLHPGSASLSALQPPEVGVPRDLPVQDFGPPWAAAAVLVECGTVWGSGVAVAPRLVVTCRHVAPREAARVLVHSATPKDVAIWGRVVFATLETSPYDIAVLSLEEDLKGVPTPVPAEHFHEGEPVSVVGFGVFGQACGPSVTSGILSAVVHVDDTPVMLQTTCAVHGGSSGGPLFSTRSGDLLGIVASNTRDNNTGATYPHLNFSIPITVLQPALTQYGQTGDLCGLRELDHATEPVRVVWRLQRPLPEAPRSKL; encoded by the exons ATGGGAAGGCCTTGGGGTCCTTCCATGAGGGTGGCGGAGCAGGCCGGCTGCGTGGTGAGTGCCTCGCGGGCCGGGCAGCCCGACGCGGGCTCATGGAGTTGCAGCGGCGTGATCCTGAGCCGCAGCCCAGGCCTGGTGCTCTGCCACGGGGGTATCTTCACCCCCTTTCTTCGGACCGGCAGCGCGGCGCTGACCCAGACCGATACCGCCTTCCTGCCTGGCGACAGTTGCAGCGATGACCTGCGCCTGCACGTGCAGTGGGGACCCACGGCTGCCATCCCCGCGGGCCGTGGGGAGCAGGAACTCCCGGGGCTGTGCACGCCTCAGTGCGCAAGCCTGGACCTCGAGCCCGACGCCCCGAGCCGGTCCCGTGCGCGGCCCCTGCAGCCCCCGCGACCGGCgcagctgctgttgctgctcagCTGCCCGGCCTTCCGCTCCCACTTCGCGCGGCTCTTCGGGGCCGAAGCGGCCGAACAGTGGCACTTCGTGAGCTCGGCGCCCGATGACGAGGtgtcggaggaggaggaggaggaccagcTGCGCGCTCTCGGGTGGTTCGCGCTGCTGCGGGTGCAGCCGGGCGCGGCGGAAGAGAGGCGCGGGCCGCCGTTGACCGTGGCACGGCTGGGAACCGTGGCCAAGGGCGCACCGCTGCTGGCCTGTGGCTCTCCGTTCGGTGCCTTCTGCCCGGACATCTTCCTTAACACGCTCAGCCGCGGCGTGCTTAGCAACGCAGCCGGACCGCTACTGCTCACCGACGCGCGCTGCCTACCCGGCACGGAGGGCGGCGGAGTGTTTGCGGCGCGACCTGCGGGGGCGCTGGTGGCGCTGGTGGCCGCGCCCCTCTGCTGGAAGGCCCGCGAGTGGGTGGGCCTCACGTTGCTCTGCGCCGCCGCGCCGCTGCTCCAGGTTGCCCGATCCGCGCTCGCCCGCCTGCATCCGGGCTCAGCCTCTCTGTCCGCGCTGCAGCCGCCGGAGGTGGGCGTGCCGCGGGACCTGCCCGTGCAAGACTTCGGACCCCCATGGGCAGCTGCAGCCGTGCTGGTGGAATGTGGTACCGTGTGGGGCTCTGGAGTGGCCGTAGCACCTCGCCTGGTGGTGACCTGCCGTCACGTGGCTCCCCGGGAAGCAGCCAGGGTCCTGGTACACTCGGCCACCCCCAA GGATGTGGCAATCTGGGGACGAGTGGTGTTTGCCACTCTGGAGACTTCGCCGTATGACATAGCAGTGCTGAGCCTAGAAGAGGACCTGAAGGGTGTTCCCACGCCTGTCCCCGCCGAGCACTTCCATGAAG GTGAGCCTGTCAGTGTCGTGGGCTTTGGTGTCTTTGGCCAGGCTTGCGGGCCCTCGGTGACCTCAGGCATCCTGTCGGCTGTAGTGCACGTGGATGACACCCCAGTGATGCTACAGACCACGTGCGCCGTGCATGGAGGCTCCAGCGGAGGACCCCTCTTCTCCACACGCTCAGGGGACCTCTTGG GCATTGTTGCCAGCAACACTCGGGACAACAATACAGGGGCCACCTACCCACACCTGAACTTCAGCATTCCCATCACAGTGCTCCAGCCAGCCCTGACGCAGTATGGTCAGACTGGCGACCTGTGTGGCCTTCGAGAGCTGGACCACGCCACTGAACCTGTCAGGGTGGTGTGGCGGCTGCAGCGGCCCCTGCCTGAAGCCCCAAGGAGCAAGCTCTGA